The Phragmites australis chromosome 1, lpPhrAust1.1, whole genome shotgun sequence genomic interval CATTGGCTGAAACTCATCTAGTGAAAGCAATAAAAAGGATATTTATGTCTAGCTGTTCAAGCCTCAAAATATGCATGCAGCCACAATGTCCGTATTTCAACAGTGGTTTAGTTTTTAAGGTAACAAAAAAGATAAAGGATTCAGTATTCCAATGTATTAGGTTTTTTTTCAGTTTGAAAGGAAAATTCTGCACAAATAGAAGTATAGAACTTCAATTTTAATTGCAAAGGGCACAACAGGACTAACTGCAAGCATGGCCTACTAAGCTAGTTGGTTTTGACAATGACAAGATTATTTGTATAATATTATTAGTCACGACTGTGAAAACTCTATCCTTCATACAAAGAAAACTCAAACAAGCACAACAAAATCGAACACAAGACAACCCCCTGACCTTCATAATCAACTAAACATGTTCATTCGCCATGGGGAAACAGCAATATAGTGATTTCTTCAACCTTCTCACCGCAATTCCTTTCTCCACAGAACAGAGTCACAATACATTCACAATTGAAGTGGCCACCACGCAACAGCAGCACCCACCCATGCATCAGAACCCAATGAGAACCCAACAAGTACCACTGCCACCAGAACATGAGGATCCGCAACAGGAAACTGACTAGAAGATACCACCCTACTCGCAAGAAGAAGGGGGGAAGGAACCGAACCTTTGGAGTTGTAGTACTGGTTCTCTATATCGACGTCCTGCTCCTCCGGCTCGTCGTCCGAGTACTCGAATCCGTAGTCCTCCATGTCCGCATCTAATCACCGCCGCACGCAACCAGAAAAGGAAATGATCACAGAAAccccatgagagagagagagagagagagagagagagagagagagagagagagtagggaATCGAGGACAGGAAAGCAAGGGCACTAATCGCAGGGTGCACACTTACCGGAGaccatggcggcggcgagggggcgGCAGTGGAGAAGAGGAGGCGGGGGGAGCGAGGGCTAGGGTTTCTGGGAGAGGAGGGGTTCGCGCCTTCGCGGAGAAAGATGGCTGCAAGGAGGAGAGGGGACGATAATTTTCGCGTATAGCCCCAGTAAAAAaatggcaaaaatccaaaattaaacaatatatatatatatgagcgtatttGTTGAAATAGACATtatgttatcgtatttataattttagcatttaTATTTGGTAcattatttaccgaaaatgaaatttcggtacaccgtatGCTGAAAACCGCGGGCCCGTATGGCCTTTGCCTGCGTGCGGTTACTAATTCGCCACacggccatattcggcacaccttgtaacgaatatggcactgtagcctgTATTCAGCACACTGTatattcagcacaccgtgtaccaaatacggttgatattcggtaaacggtgtgccgaatatgggctacaatGCCGTATTTgacacaccgtgtgtcgaaaaTGGGTTTTTCGGCGTACGGTATACCGAAAATCCATTCTCAGTAAATGATGCGTCGAATACGaatgttaaatttgtaaatacaacaatatgttatctatttcggcaaatacgctcatatatattgtctaattttgaatttttttcattaaaaataggAGGCTGGgagtgtccccccccccccattagGGTTTATGGTTTGTGTCatgtttaatttctatatttttataggaAACGCCTTTTGAtttattgtcattttcataTTGAATCTACTCTTCCTATATTAAAGTTCCAAATGTGTGCTGATTGCTCTCAGAAGCCAACAAAAAGAACGATGAGTTTTCATTTTCTCGAATAGCCCAAAAACTGCAAGCTTTGCAACATTAGcctcaaaacaaaaatatgtgCGTCAAACTTTAAAATCTTTAACTAGTATATatgtcatgaaaaatacttttaagaTCAAGGCTTGTCATATAAAAATGGTATTAGTATATTTGTCATGAAAATTACTTTTaactaattatattttaataactTTTAATAACAAATGTTTATAAAATGTAATTGTCAAAGAGAGTGGTGGAGTACATATTTTCGAATGTTATCTTCTATCGCTACTCTAGTCATGCATAAAAAGAACTTTTGACAACATTGCACGTTGCTTGTACCAGTTGGGTCGTGCCATTATATCAATAAGGCGTCCGAAAATCAtggctcttttctttttgggttTGGAATAAGTCAATTTCTCACCCATCATATCAGTATCCATACCCAGCAGTTAAGCACAGACATCCCAAGCTCATCTAACgcccaaggaaaaaaaaacattgtttagaaaaatatatatcagGCAACATATAGCAAATATAATGATGTTCTTTTAGTTAAGCGAAACTATGTGTATTTGTAATAACAGGAAGAAACGCAAATAGATTCGAGCTGAAAAAAGTTCAAATCTAGGATAGTGGGGGTGTATGCCCACACCTCCTGTGTTCCTCAGGTCCTTGTAGCAACCACATGATGTTGCATGGTTGCTACAAGTTCAACAGTGATGTTACTATGGTTCCATAACCTCTTCAGGCAAGCATGTTGCTTAACTATAGTGACAACGTTCTACCACGGGGTTCTTACAAATGCATTTAGACAATTGCCTCGGATAACTTACGAGGTTGCTAAAAGAAATATGTGAATTCACATGGCATGCCCCATAGCCAAAGGCGTTACATGGTTTTCTAGTGTTACACAATCAGCCATTTGTGCTGGATAAAAATATGTACATGCTAGTGGCTTCAGTATCAGTACAGCAACTTCAGGCGCTCCCTTCAGTTGGAAAACCGGAACGCTCACTTCTGATGCAGTTCACTATCACTTACAAGGAAATGCCACACAACAAAAACTTGTCAAGCCTTACGTTTGCTAAGTCTCAATATATTACAGACGAACACAAGAAGATGCAGATCCTTTTAACCATCCAGCATTTCACCATTCAAAGCCCCTTATGGAGAACGCACCAACTTGTCTTTGGGGGAAATAAATATCGGAGATAAATCTTTCTACGGATTCAGTAAACAAGCTGGGTCTCAAATTCAGCAAAATCGACTGAGCCAGACTCAATGGGGGGCATGAGGTATGCAGCAATGATCTCAGACACCAGCGCAGCAACAAGAGGAATCCTCTTCAGGTTCTTCACCAGGGGGATGTCATCAGATGCTCCTACAGCAATAATATTCTGGTTGATCTCTACCATCCTGTCTAGCTTCCTCTTGAATTCAGGGTTCTCGACGTCTAGAACAGCAGGGAAGATCCTTGCTGTTGTGCGGTTGGTCTGCAGAGATATACCACATATTACATCATCAGTAGTGGCCTTAATTTACATCGAATTTTCTTGAAGTAATTCATAAATTCTCGTAAGCATATCAATAGTCTAACAGGGTTAATATGGTTTCACATTATTTTACAAGGACATTATTGTGGTGTTCAGCAGTTGTTCAGAACTGTCTGAAATACAGTAAAGAAGAATCTAAGGTGCAGAATTGATAGCACTTGCTAATAAAAGGAAGCTCTTTCTACCTCAATGATCACATGCATGTCGAATTCCTTGGTATCCAGACCGATTCCCTCATAGAATGCAGTACGTTGGCAGTCATTTAGGTACATGGTCACATACACCTGCAAAAGGTCCCGTAACATAACTGTCAGAAGGGGGCATAACAACATTCAGAGTTAATCCATTTATAACACGGAATAGCTAGAAATTACCGAGAGGCAGAAGAACCGTGACCAGAGCTTAGCCTTCCAGTCGTTGAGGAACTGCGGCTGCGCCTTGAGCAGCGCGGAGAAGAAGTCACCGTGCCGGTTCTCGTCCTGACACCAGTTCTCAAAGTACTTGAAGATGGGGTACACCTGGTACTGTGGGTTCGCCTTGAGGTGCCTGAAGATGGTGATGTACCTCCAGTACCCAATCTTCTCGGACAGGTAGGTGGCGTAGAAGATGAACTTGGGCTTGAAGAAGGTGTACTTCCTAGCCTTAGTCAAGAACCCCAGGTCCAGAGCCAAGTTGAAGTCAGACAGACCCTTGTTCAAGAACCTAGTCAACCCAAATCACAAGAAATTTTCAGTTGAATTTCTCCGTGTGCTCATCTTACACCTAAAAACTCATAGCAGACACCATCGGGCCAACATATATGCCTGAATTCCTAATTCCTTATGAAACTTTTACAGAGAATCACCGGAAGCAACACTCTTTGCATGTGCCTAAATACCTAATAACTACTTACACAGCATGGCCGAATTGCAAATGACTTCATTGAAAATGTACTTTTGTTTGTGCAAGGTAAGGCTCATGGCAATATTGTTGAACTAAACTCATGGCAATTATGTCTCACAAGCTTAAATCTTTACATCTCTTACCAAATTGATCCGGAGGCATCAATTGTCTCGCTTACACTTTTATGAGAAAGGAAGATATTTCTGTTTTTTTATCATACTAGTACAATGCATTGGACTCCTAATTGCGCGCATTGTATGATGGAACTGGATAAAATACATACCCAGCATGGCGCGCCTCGTCCCTGGACATGAGCGAGAAGATCTCGGCCACCACCGGGTTGGTTTTCTGCAAAGCAACGGGATGTCAGCACACGCCCATCAGGTGCTCGCGGAAATGCCCACCCCAGAAGGCGTAAGCAACGCAAGCAAAGGAAGCACGAGGAAACGAACCTTGAGCCTGCGGCCGAGCTCCTTGTAGAGGAGGAACCCGGAGAACTCGGCGGTGCAGGAGCGCTCGAGGAACTCGACGAAGATCTGTCGGAGAGGTCCCTCCATCTTGTCGGCGGCAGCCTTGAACTCGGGGTTGCGCACAAAGTGGGTCTGGTTGTAGTCCGTCTTGAACTCCTGCAGCAGCGCGTCGAACTCCGCCTGGTTGAGCTGCTTGTTGATCTCGGCGTTGAAGAGGCGCTCCATCTCGTCGAAGTCGGTGGTGTAGAACCGCGGCGTGAGCAGCGTCTCCTGGATCTCCGTCTTGCCGCGCTTCTTGGGGCCGGAGGACCTGGgcggcgcggccgcggcggaggcCGCCACGCGGAAGCGCAGGACGGAGCGCCGGGCGAGGGGGAGGCCGGAGGGCTTGGCGGCGAGGCCGCGGTGGCGGTGCATTGCGGGGTTGAGGAGGGAGAGCTCCATGGCGGAGGAGGCCATTGGTGGTGGCTGGCGAGCACTGAGCAGAGCAGCGGGAGCGAGCTGAGAGCTTGGGAGAAAGGGGTAtatgctgccgccgccgctaggAGATTGCGAGAGGCGGGGCCGGGTGATAAGGTGGCGATGAGGTGTAATCCACGCCTTCTAATGGGCGTGCGCCATGTGTAAGGACCCCAATCTAACCGCACGCTTCCCCCACCTcgctttgttttcttttcgtTTCTCCCCCCTAATAATTGTCATTATTTATCTATTCACACTTTCTAATTATCAAAAGACAGCAATTTCATAGGTGTTAGCGGCGAAGGTTTGCAACAGCGATTTTAGAGGTTACTGTTGTGCTTCTCAAGCTTAGAGGAGTGTCTTGAAGAAGCAAGACGATCTGGCAATGGTGACGAACACGAGGTTTAAGGCGACGAGGTGCGCAGGGATGCTCCTAGCTATGGGTGGTGAAGGGTGGCCGGTGAATGGTGCCGAGGACGGGGAGGTGAGAATGCAACCCGGTGACACTGGGTTAGCACGTGTGGGAGTGGTGGGCACGGATCCGACGCTAGAGATGGGAAGGGCAGGGGAGCGCTGTGGGAATGGTTGCGTGAGCGGGTGGATGAAGATAAGATGATAGATGTCCGATTGTGAATCGATGACCGAGCTTTGTCATATGAGGGATGGCCCATTTGCAGTCGCATGAAGGGTAGCAACAATCTTATTTATTTCAAAATCTTGTCAACGTTATTAGCTAGTTTGCAGTTCAACCAAATAAATTCACTTGTAACACGGCATAGCTAATTAGCTTGTGAGAATCAAAAGTATTTTGCAGTTCAACGAAGTGAGTGAAATGTTACTCCTGAAAACAAGAGGAGTAACAGGAATAGAATTGGGGATTTTATTTTTGTTctgtagaaaagaaaaaacattttGTGGTTTTGTGAGCTACTGGCCAGGATTAAGCCAAGTGCCTGGCCATGAATATCCCTACGGATTCgtcttggcaaaaaaaaaatgaaaaaggaaaagagactATCTAGTGGATTAGACATCAACTTGGTTGAAAAAAGATTATGTGCAGCTCCAGATGGACCACGTCGCAAGGTAAGCAGTTAGTGCACCAGTATTTTGCTGAAAATGTTACAAAACAGCAAGTAGATATTTGGCTACTTAATTAtggtttgaattgaattggTAGTGTGCAATTTGAGCTGACTAAAAGAGAACAAAATTTTAGGTGACTTGAAAATTAGCAAAAGTGCAAAACCATTCCCAAATTGCTAACTGAAACATATGCACACTCGAGGGAAGAAAAAAGTTTCAGAATGGCAGCGGCTCTCCTGCTTCCActtccaaaaatatataaaaaaattcttcagAATTGCTCCTACCGATTCACAACGCCTCAATGCACTAACAAGGTGCTTGTCCAGAGTTACATCAGACATTTGAAGCTAATAAAATTTGACGACCAACCAGCAGAACAGGCACGTGCTTGCTTGAGCTCTTTCATGGTGGCAACAACAGGTCATTGCAAATATGAAGTCAAATTTCACACTCGACATGCCAGCAAGGTCATATCCAACCACAATTTTTAACCTGTTGTGTTCCAAAGTGTCCAAAAATGGATTGCAATTGCCGTCATGCATGATCACCGTTCCAAACTATCACTGAATCTTGCTGTCGTTCATTACTTCATTCAATTCCATCGCATGCACAAGCACAATTGGAGAGGTTCGTCCTGCCCCTCTGCGACTCTCATCCTGTTGTCGGACCGCTGGGATCATCAATGAGTcc includes:
- the LOC133910148 gene encoding magnesium-protoporphyrin IX monomethyl ester [oxidative] cyclase, chloroplastic-like, with the translated sequence MASSAMELSLLNPAMHRHRGLAAKPSGLPLARRSVLRFRVAASAAAAPPRSSGPKKRGKTEIQETLLTPRFYTTDFDEMERLFNAEINKQLNQAEFDALLQEFKTDYNQTHFVRNPEFKAAADKMEGPLRQIFVEFLERSCTAEFSGFLLYKELGRRLKKTNPVVAEIFSLMSRDEARHAGFLNKGLSDFNLALDLGFLTKARKYTFFKPKFIFYATYLSEKIGYWRYITIFRHLKANPQYQVYPIFKYFENWCQDENRHGDFFSALLKAQPQFLNDWKAKLWSRFFCLSVYVTMYLNDCQRTAFYEGIGLDTKEFDMHVIIETNRTTARIFPAVLDVENPEFKRKLDRMVEINQNIIAVGASDDIPLVKNLKRIPLVAALVSEIIAAYLMPPIESGSVDFAEFETQLVY